One genomic segment of Aquipluma nitroreducens includes these proteins:
- a CDS encoding FecR family protein, whose amino-acid sequence MENKINYKTLLDFSKGKYSYNEYLDIKHWFTNVRNDIEVEEQLFNQWQGFSDSANTKSLHSIFEKIQYNILLEEKKNEKGKSIWQYYRQVAAILIPLIAISASLYFFTKPSQTTAQAWLEINVPEGARIEFLLPDSTSGWLNSGAKLKYPVEFTSHRKVELMGEAFFNVKHREHSDFTVGVKDMNIKVLGTKFNVSAYANEAVTEIVLKEGKVEVKGKTATFNQVLHPGEKISYNHEKNSLDKLAVDPNIYSAWTSGYLVIDNEPLEQAAKKLERWYGVEISIQDESLKKFRFKATFKEESLDEVLRFIAMTTPITYKIETRGQDSNGILKKKQVIIKLKR is encoded by the coding sequence ATGGAAAATAAAATCAACTATAAAACACTACTCGATTTTTCAAAAGGGAAATACTCGTATAACGAGTATTTGGATATAAAACATTGGTTTACCAATGTCAGAAATGATATAGAGGTCGAAGAACAATTGTTTAACCAATGGCAAGGATTTTCCGACAGCGCAAATACCAAGTCCCTTCATTCTATTTTTGAGAAAATACAGTATAATATATTACTTGAAGAGAAAAAAAATGAGAAGGGAAAGAGTATCTGGCAATATTATCGGCAGGTGGCTGCTATTTTAATTCCGTTAATCGCAATTTCTGCTTCATTGTATTTTTTCACCAAACCGAGCCAAACAACTGCACAGGCATGGCTAGAAATTAATGTTCCTGAAGGTGCTAGGATCGAATTTTTGCTTCCCGACAGCACTTCAGGTTGGTTGAACAGCGGAGCAAAACTAAAATATCCGGTTGAATTTACCAGTCATCGAAAAGTTGAACTCATGGGTGAAGCATTTTTTAATGTTAAGCATAGGGAGCATTCTGATTTTACTGTTGGAGTGAAGGATATGAATATAAAAGTTTTAGGAACGAAGTTTAATGTGTCTGCCTATGCCAACGAAGCTGTTACCGAGATTGTTTTGAAAGAAGGGAAAGTTGAGGTAAAAGGCAAAACAGCAACATTTAATCAAGTTCTTCATCCTGGTGAAAAAATATCATATAATCACGAAAAAAACTCTCTTGATAAATTGGCTGTTGACCCGAATATTTATTCAGCATGGACAAGTGGGTATTTGGTAATTGATAATGAACCTTTGGAGCAAGCAGCAAAAAAACTTGAACGATGGTATGGTGTTGAGATTTCAATTCAGGATGAGTCACTGAAAAAATTCAGGTTTAAGGCAACCTTTAAGGAGGAGTCACTTGATGAAGTTTTACGGTTTATTGCTATGACAACACCAATAACCTACAAAATAGAAACCCGGGGTCAAGACTCGAACGGAATTCTAAAAAAGAAACAAGTAATAATAAAACTTAAACGATAA
- a CDS encoding family 43 glycosylhydrolase, translating into MKTIRIFFALMLTLFSVGCFAQSNPFVTDIYTADPSAHVWKDGRLYVYPSHDVSPPRGCDLMDQYHVYSTKDMVHWKDHGVILSSKDVEWGRKEGGFMWAPDCAYKNGKYYYYFPHPSDTRWNNSWKIGVAVSKHPAKDFNVVGYIKGLKSMIDPCVFVDDNGQAYLFYGGGGKCEGGKLKDNMIEVDGEMKPMEGLVDFHEASWVHKSNGVYYLSYSDNHDEGDDKEGVKGDNRMRYATSNCPLGPWKYQGIYMDPTDSYTNHGSIVEYKGQSYAFYHNSKLSSDNGKFNDWQRSICVDKLFYNPDGTIQKVIKTNK; encoded by the coding sequence ATGAAGACGATTAGAATTTTTTTTGCTTTGATGCTCACCCTGTTTTCTGTTGGATGTTTTGCTCAGAGCAACCCTTTTGTGACTGATATTTACACTGCCGACCCATCGGCCCACGTGTGGAAAGATGGTCGTTTGTATGTTTACCCTTCACATGATGTTTCTCCGCCACGCGGATGTGATTTAATGGACCAATACCATGTGTACTCTACCAAAGACATGGTTCACTGGAAAGATCATGGTGTCATTCTGAGTTCGAAAGATGTCGAATGGGGTCGCAAGGAAGGTGGTTTTATGTGGGCACCTGACTGTGCTTACAAGAATGGGAAATACTATTATTATTTTCCTCATCCAAGTGATACACGGTGGAATAATTCGTGGAAAATCGGTGTGGCAGTGAGCAAACACCCGGCCAAAGACTTCAACGTAGTGGGCTATATTAAAGGATTGAAATCGATGATTGACCCATGTGTGTTTGTAGATGACAATGGGCAGGCGTATTTATTTTACGGTGGCGGCGGTAAATGCGAAGGTGGCAAACTGAAAGACAACATGATCGAAGTTGATGGCGAAATGAAGCCGATGGAAGGGTTGGTCGATTTCCATGAAGCCTCATGGGTACACAAGAGCAATGGCGTTTATTACCTGTCGTATTCCGACAACCATGATGAGGGCGATGACAAGGAAGGGGTAAAAGGAGACAACCGGATGAGGTATGCCACAAGTAACTGCCCGCTGGGGCCATGGAAATACCAGGGGATCTACATGGATCCGACCGACAGCTACACCAATCATGGTTCAATTGTTGAATATAAGGGGCAGTCGTACGCTTTTTACCATAATAGTAAATTGTCAAGTGATAATGGGAAGTTTAATGATTGGCAAAGATCGATTTGCGTAGATAAACTTTTTTATAATCCGGATGGAACAATTCAAAAAGTGATTAAGACCAATAAATAA
- a CDS encoding site-specific integrase produces MNEYLKELAGICGIKKNLSMHVARHTFATSVTLSNGVPIETLSKMLGLLH; encoded by the coding sequence ATGAATGAATATCTCAAAGAACTAGCAGGCATATGTGGAATCAAAAAGAATTTATCTATGCATGTAGCCCGTCATACATTTGCCACATCAGTAACCCTGTCGAACGGTGTTCCGATAGAAACCCTTTCAAAGATGTTGGGACTACTTCATTAA
- a CDS encoding MurR/RpiR family transcriptional regulator — translation MTSTGKTLKGSCILRINGVYDSLKTADKRLADFILHNTERIVNFTIVELAENSNTSYATISRFCRKIGFSGFKELKNNLTSDILASKNLEEMIDGFTINSNASTEQVCERVYKLSSKILEESMAIIDYLAIDLAVEKLTSAKNVFFIGAGASGISARYAYSKFFRIGIPCYHEADSTLYKMKVSILTENDVLFVISSSGRTAEIVECARVASANNIYVISLSDFAISPLTKVSNTNLYTTPRNANLFLDIDMPLIIGQITIIDILYSCCCLKMSEKSSSLYNKTKQSTDAEKLKF, via the coding sequence ATGACTAGTACAGGCAAAACATTAAAAGGTAGTTGTATTTTAAGAATTAATGGCGTTTACGATTCTCTTAAAACTGCCGATAAACGCCTGGCAGATTTTATTCTTCATAATACAGAACGCATTGTCAATTTCACGATAGTAGAACTTGCCGAAAATTCGAATACCAGCTATGCAACGATATCAAGGTTTTGCCGAAAAATCGGGTTTTCGGGATTCAAGGAGCTTAAAAATAATCTGACTAGCGATATTCTGGCCAGTAAGAATCTCGAAGAGATGATCGATGGCTTCACAATCAATTCAAATGCTTCGACTGAACAGGTTTGCGAAAGAGTGTACAAGCTTTCTTCAAAAATTCTTGAAGAGAGCATGGCAATAATTGACTATTTGGCAATCGACCTTGCTGTTGAGAAATTAACAAGTGCAAAAAATGTTTTTTTTATCGGAGCCGGCGCATCCGGTATCAGTGCTAGATATGCCTACTCGAAATTCTTCAGGATAGGTATTCCCTGTTATCACGAGGCAGATTCGACTCTCTATAAAATGAAGGTATCAATCCTGACTGAGAACGACGTTTTGTTTGTGATTTCTTCTTCCGGCCGGACTGCCGAAATAGTTGAATGTGCAAGAGTGGCAAGTGCGAACAATATTTATGTGATCAGTTTAAGCGATTTTGCCATTTCTCCGTTAACAAAGGTATCCAACACAAACCTGTACACCACTCCCCGGAATGCGAACCTTTTTTTAGATATTGATATGCCTCTCATAATTGGACAGATTACCATTATTGATATTCTATACTCTTGTTGTTGTTTAAAGATGTCAGAAAAATCTTCTTCGTTGTACAACAAGACAAAACAGTCCACCGACGCTGAAAAGCTGAAATTTTAA
- a CDS encoding site-specific integrase, which produces MNSISCDRYSSFKVSRNETHCDCLTIQELGQIRNKEIGKFRMETIRDIFIFACYTGLGYAELKKLNSTHIHQGNDDGEWLIIDRTKTDIRCRVPSITSSQSHIAEI; this is translated from the coding sequence ATGAATTCGATTTCTTGCGATCGTTACAGTTCATTCAAAGTTTCCCGTAATGAAACTCACTGCGATTGCCTAACAATTCAGGAACTGGGGCAAATCAGAAATAAGGAGATCGGTAAATTCAGAATGGAGACCATTCGCGACATATTCATTTTTGCGTGTTATACCGGATTGGGCTATGCAGAACTAAAAAAGTTGAACAGTACACATATCCATCAAGGAAATGATGACGGAGAATGGCTCATTATTGACCGGACCAAGACAGATATCCGGTGTAGAGTTCCTTCTATTACCTCAAGCCAAAGCCATATTGCCGAAATATGA
- a CDS encoding glycoside hydrolase family 3 N-terminal domain-containing protein: protein MKFQKKSIYLIVTIAIISMISCQNKYKFPFQDPALSIEKRVDDLVSRMTLEEKIGQVVSDADSVSRLGIPKYNWWNECLHGVARAGNATVFPQSIGMAATWDTALIHKLGNAISDEARAKHHNYKNQEQFRFFRGLLSGVPILISFAIPVGEEVWKPMARTRF from the coding sequence ATGAAATTTCAAAAGAAAAGTATTTATTTAATTGTCACGATTGCTATCATCAGCATGATCTCCTGTCAGAACAAATATAAATTTCCATTTCAGGATCCGGCTTTATCCATCGAAAAACGGGTCGACGATTTGGTGTCGAGGATGACGCTTGAGGAGAAAATTGGTCAGGTGGTGAGTGATGCCGATTCAGTTTCGCGTTTGGGAATTCCAAAATACAACTGGTGGAATGAATGTTTGCATGGCGTTGCCCGTGCCGGTAATGCAACTGTTTTCCCTCAATCGATCGGTATGGCGGCTACATGGGACACTGCTCTAATTCATAAACTGGGTAATGCCATCTCTGATGAAGCAAGGGCAAAACACCATAATTATAAAAATCAGGAGCAGTTCAGATTTTTCAGGGGCTTACTTTCTGGAGTCCCAATATTAATATCTTTCGCGATCCCCGTTGGGGAAGAGGTATGGAAACCTATGGCGAGGACCCGTTTCTAA
- a CDS encoding glycoside hydrolase family 3 C-terminal domain-containing protein, which yields METYGEDPFLTGSIGVQFIKGLQGNDPKYFKVIATSKHYVVHSGPEIGRHSFDAVVTDRDMLETYTPAFLMTVKEANVQSVMCAYNRTNEQVCCGSNHLLTELLRDSMGFKGYIVSDCDAIEDFYTGHKIVNTKPEAAAMGVKAGNDLNCGRTYKGLLEAVKTGLLTEAEIDVSLKRLMKARFELGMFDPDEMVPYAKIPLSVVESDEHVKIAEEAARESMVLLKNSNNLLPLDKAVKTLAVIGPNANDVEVMYANYNGYSRNPVTPLDGIKKKLPNTKVLYARGCNLAENLPALEIIPNEMLFTASDMKKHGLKGEYFPNRNFKGQPQMRRVDDKIEFNWWDGTPGKGFDDNNFSVHWSGFIKAPKTGEYYIGGEGGHKYRMEFNGERIVKFFTPDNPSKVYRKKTLEAGKCYPVDIYFTDTCRMASMNLLWQVPGADLKKEAMDIATKADVIVMFMGLSPRLEGEEMDVEVKGFKGGDRISLGLPDVQSDLIKSIQSLGKPVVLVLLNGSAVSINWEKENIPAILEAWYPGQAGGTAIADILFGDYNPSGRLPITFYKSADDLPDFSNYNMEGKTYRYFRKEPLFEFGHGLSYTTFTYSNLNAPKTICAGESVKVSVTVTNSGKTDGNEIVQLYISNRTATVPIPIRTLKGFAKIFLKAGEAKVVEMILKPEDFSIINESGKRIIQSGQFLLSMGGCQPSESSLTSKKVLTAELSLKKE from the coding sequence ATGGAAACCTATGGCGAGGACCCGTTTCTAACAGGTAGCATTGGCGTTCAATTTATTAAGGGATTACAAGGGAATGATCCCAAGTACTTCAAAGTAATAGCAACATCAAAGCATTATGTGGTTCACAGTGGCCCAGAGATCGGCCGACATTCTTTTGATGCTGTTGTAACCGATCGTGATATGCTGGAAACTTACACGCCTGCATTCCTGATGACAGTAAAGGAAGCCAATGTTCAGTCGGTTATGTGCGCTTACAACCGTACCAATGAACAGGTATGTTGCGGAAGCAACCATTTGTTAACCGAGCTGTTACGGGATTCAATGGGTTTCAAAGGCTACATTGTTTCGGATTGCGATGCCATCGAAGATTTTTATACCGGGCATAAAATTGTTAATACGAAACCTGAAGCTGCTGCGATGGGAGTAAAAGCCGGAAACGACCTAAATTGCGGGAGGACCTATAAGGGATTGCTTGAAGCTGTTAAAACCGGTCTGCTTACTGAAGCCGAAATTGATGTATCCTTAAAACGATTGATGAAGGCACGTTTTGAACTTGGTATGTTTGATCCTGACGAAATGGTTCCTTACGCGAAGATTCCTTTATCAGTTGTCGAATCTGACGAACATGTTAAGATTGCAGAAGAGGCTGCCAGAGAATCTATGGTATTGCTGAAAAATTCGAACAACCTCCTTCCTTTGGATAAAGCTGTAAAAACTTTAGCGGTGATAGGACCAAATGCAAATGATGTAGAAGTGATGTATGCCAACTACAATGGTTATTCCAGGAATCCGGTTACCCCGCTTGACGGGATCAAAAAGAAATTGCCCAATACGAAAGTACTGTATGCCCGTGGCTGTAACCTTGCTGAAAACTTGCCTGCCCTGGAGATTATACCCAACGAAATGCTTTTCACTGCATCGGACATGAAAAAGCATGGGCTAAAAGGTGAATATTTCCCGAACCGTAATTTTAAGGGTCAACCCCAAATGAGACGCGTGGACGATAAAATTGAATTTAACTGGTGGGACGGTACTCCTGGCAAAGGCTTCGATGACAACAATTTTAGCGTACATTGGAGTGGATTTATAAAGGCACCAAAAACCGGTGAATATTACATTGGCGGAGAAGGTGGACATAAGTATCGGATGGAATTTAATGGGGAGCGGATTGTCAAATTCTTTACCCCTGACAATCCTTCAAAAGTTTATAGAAAGAAAACACTTGAAGCCGGAAAATGTTACCCTGTAGATATCTACTTTACCGATACTTGCAGAATGGCATCCATGAATCTTTTATGGCAAGTGCCTGGTGCAGATCTGAAAAAAGAGGCCATGGATATTGCAACAAAAGCCGATGTAATTGTGATGTTTATGGGATTATCACCAAGACTCGAAGGTGAAGAAATGGATGTTGAAGTGAAAGGTTTTAAAGGAGGTGACCGTATTAGTCTCGGTCTTCCTGATGTTCAGTCAGATCTTATCAAATCGATTCAATCTCTCGGCAAACCTGTTGTTTTAGTATTACTAAATGGCAGCGCTGTTTCCATCAACTGGGAAAAAGAAAATATTCCGGCCATACTAGAAGCATGGTACCCGGGGCAGGCTGGTGGTACTGCTATTGCTGACATCCTTTTTGGCGATTACAACCCTTCGGGACGTTTGCCAATCACCTTTTATAAATCGGCTGACGACCTGCCCGATTTTAGCAATTACAACATGGAGGGGAAAACCTACCGCTATTTCAGGAAAGAACCGCTATTTGAATTTGGTCATGGATTAAGCTACACGACTTTTACATACAGCAATTTGAATGCGCCGAAAACCATATGTGCAGGAGAATCGGTTAAAGTTTCTGTAACAGTAACAAATTCCGGGAAAACAGATGGAAATGAAATCGTTCAGTTATATATATCCAACCGAACGGCTACTGTTCCGATTCCCATTCGAACTTTAAAGGGATTTGCTAAAATATTTCTAAAAGCCGGAGAAGCTAAGGTTGTTGAAATGATCCTCAAGCCAGAAGACTTCTCAATCATCAACGAATCGGGGAAAAGAATTATCCAGTCCGGTCAATTTCTGTTATCAATGGGTGGTTGCCAACCAAGTGAATCTTCTTTGACTTCCAAGAAGGTGTTAACAGCAGAGTTAAGTTTAAAAAAGGAATAG
- a CDS encoding T9SS type A sorting domain-containing protein, whose translation MAFDIPTSSGSYLAYFDDILVYTKKDDSAAICHQVKADEKLQFITSRNQTLAFNNVALKSNIKIYDLSGVLMFDFVLSKTEVPTKLSNGIYVVKVTNKWVVYSQKIIL comes from the coding sequence ATAGCATTCGATATACCTACTTCTTCAGGGTCATACCTGGCTTATTTTGATGATATTCTTGTCTACACAAAAAAGGATGATTCTGCAGCAATTTGCCACCAAGTTAAAGCCGATGAGAAACTTCAATTTATCACTTCAAGAAATCAGACCCTTGCATTTAATAATGTCGCTTTAAAATCTAATATCAAAATATATGACCTTTCTGGTGTACTAATGTTTGATTTTGTGCTAAGCAAGACTGAAGTGCCAACCAAATTGAGCAATGGAATATATGTTGTTAAAGTGACGAATAAATGGGTAGTTTACAGCCAAAAAATCATTCTTTAA
- a CDS encoding RNA polymerase sigma factor: MKELKKGDHFAFEKIFERYSKQLFQFSLSYLKSEEAAEDIVQEVFIKIWNNRKELKTDTSFQSYLFTIALNSIRKYFNQLSRLNELKHDILFDSSGLKSDFDDRSDYQAMLDKLEELIKQMPEKRKEVFIKKKIEEKSLKEISEELNISTKTVEYHITEAMRFLKSEFDKLQIQGLIFFHLFIG; this comes from the coding sequence TTGAAGGAATTAAAGAAGGGGGATCATTTCGCTTTTGAAAAAATATTTGAACGATATAGTAAGCAATTGTTTCAATTCTCATTGAGCTACTTAAAGTCAGAAGAAGCGGCTGAAGATATTGTACAGGAAGTTTTTATTAAAATCTGGAACAATAGAAAAGAACTAAAAACGGATACGTCTTTCCAATCTTACCTGTTTACAATAGCGCTTAACTCAATCCGTAAATATTTTAATCAACTTTCAAGGTTAAACGAATTAAAGCATGATATTTTATTTGATTCATCTGGACTCAAATCTGATTTCGATGACCGTTCCGATTATCAGGCAATGTTGGATAAACTGGAGGAATTGATTAAACAGATGCCTGAAAAACGCAAGGAAGTTTTCATCAAAAAGAAGATCGAAGAGAAATCGCTGAAAGAAATTTCTGAAGAATTAAATATTAGCACGAAAACGGTGGAATACCATATTACTGAAGCCATGCGATTTTTAAAGAGTGAGTTTGATAAACTACAGATTCAAGGTTTAATATTCTTTCATCTTTTTATTGGTTAA
- a CDS encoding alpha/beta fold hydrolase: MKKNESTLNRNNFQSKMKCNAALIFIACIAFILGIAPVSAQNSGFGSEKTSWHGYDRYDFVMDEQTLEITPIKAPEGEKNGVGAPEKGQRRCIVIVPKIAAPGNPWSWQACYWDHRPQAEVELLGRGFHIAFITPDPGKQWDAWYTFLTEKHGLSNKPAFDGMSKGGVNAYQWATANPDKVSAIYADNPAIRQEDISKMVELARRDVPLLNVCGSLDFVLGCTKAVENVYHQAGGRITIMIKEGAAHHPHSLQDPKIIADFIEQAQAAPAAQPAFLDDSYVKSSYYSVGNSYIYLPKEDTYATCRGPQFSPCYDRYDKTIRSWGNTGLAVLVPKNPAPGKLWVMRADRIDRTTSEIDLALLAKGYYIVAPPLLAQRGPQREDWNAVYKLMTDAGFSKKPALEGIGASAGEAYAWAVENADKVSCIYGENPVLRGTMVTKGNPDEDAKVPHIDDLSPLAKAGASILHVCGSLDPWLGRETRVAEKKYKKLGGNFKVIIHKGDGHFAIGSEDPKPVVDFIVDKTQ; encoded by the coding sequence ATGAAAAAGAATGAATCAACATTAAACAGGAATAATTTTCAGTCAAAGATGAAATGTAATGCTGCATTAATTTTTATTGCATGTATTGCTTTTATTCTTGGAATTGCACCGGTATCTGCACAAAATTCAGGGTTCGGTTCTGAAAAAACTTCCTGGCATGGATATGACCGGTACGATTTTGTGATGGACGAGCAAACTCTGGAAATAACCCCAATCAAAGCGCCGGAAGGTGAAAAAAATGGTGTTGGGGCTCCGGAAAAGGGACAGCGACGTTGTATTGTGATCGTTCCAAAGATTGCAGCGCCAGGCAATCCATGGTCGTGGCAAGCCTGCTATTGGGATCACCGGCCCCAGGCCGAGGTGGAACTGCTCGGGCGTGGTTTTCACATTGCTTTCATCACCCCCGACCCGGGCAAGCAGTGGGACGCATGGTACACTTTCCTGACGGAGAAGCATGGGTTGTCGAATAAACCGGCGTTCGACGGCATGAGCAAGGGCGGCGTAAATGCTTATCAATGGGCCACTGCCAATCCTGACAAGGTTTCTGCGATTTACGCCGACAACCCCGCTATTAGGCAAGAAGATATTTCGAAGATGGTAGAACTCGCCAGGCGCGACGTGCCGTTGCTGAACGTTTGTGGCAGCCTCGATTTTGTCCTGGGTTGTACAAAGGCCGTCGAGAACGTTTATCACCAAGCGGGAGGCCGGATCACCATCATGATCAAGGAAGGCGCCGCCCATCATCCGCACAGTTTGCAGGATCCCAAGATAATCGCCGACTTCATCGAACAGGCTCAGGCCGCTCCGGCCGCCCAGCCTGCTTTCCTTGACGACTCCTACGTCAAGTCCTCTTATTACAGCGTCGGGAATTCCTACATCTACCTCCCAAAGGAGGATACTTACGCCACTTGCCGGGGACCGCAGTTCTCCCCGTGCTATGACCGTTATGACAAGACCATCCGGTCGTGGGGAAACACTGGTCTGGCAGTGCTCGTGCCGAAAAATCCGGCCCCCGGGAAGTTGTGGGTTATGCGCGCAGATCGCATCGACCGTACTACTTCGGAGATTGATCTGGCTTTGCTCGCCAAGGGGTATTATATCGTCGCCCCGCCGCTGCTTGCACAGCGAGGCCCGCAGCGTGAGGATTGGAATGCTGTTTATAAACTCATGACCGACGCTGGTTTCTCCAAAAAGCCGGCACTGGAAGGCATCGGCGCGAGCGCCGGGGAGGCATACGCCTGGGCTGTCGAAAATGCGGACAAGGTTTCGTGCATCTACGGCGAGAACCCCGTCTTGCGCGGCACAATGGTCACGAAGGGAAATCCTGACGAAGACGCAAAAGTGCCGCACATTGATGATCTTTCGCCGCTCGCCAAAGCTGGAGCGTCGATCTTGCATGTTTGCGGCAGCCTCGATCCATGGCTCGGCCGCGAAACACGGGTGGCGGAGAAGAAATACAAGAAACTTGGCGGAAACTTTAAGGTGATCATCCACAAGGGTGATGGCCATTTTGCAATTGGATCGGAGGATCCGAAACCAGTAGTGGATTTCATCGTGGACAAAACACAGTAA